In the genome of Calothrix sp. PCC 6303, the window CGACTGAGCAAAGAAGACCTCGCACAAATGAACCGGGACTACTTCCAATCACTGGATAAACAGAAATTGGTAGAAGTGGCGGGGAATCTTCATTCTCTGGCAGTCGAACAAATAGAAAAATTAGAACAAAACTCAAGCAATAGTTCCCTACCCCCATCATCAGACCAATTTAGAAGCACATCTTCTTCGGAGTTAGAAGAAAAACAAGAAACGGGGAGTGAAACTTCTGTTTCGCAGTCAAAGCAAGAAAAGAAGGAAGTTTCAGAAGAAAGCGAGAAACCGAAAAGCAAGGGATTTGGGAAAAAATTACCGGGAAAGCAAAAAGGAGCTAAGGGAATATGGCGGACAACACCCTTGGTTGCCAGTGAAATAGTTGCCCATCATCCAGAAACTTGTGCATCATGTAACAGTTTGTTAGAAATAGACTCCGATGCAAAACCCCACATGGGTTATTACGTATTAGAACTAGAAAAATTAGATTCTGGAATTGAGGTAAGATGTACGCTTCATCACTATTATCAAGCAACTTGCTCTTGTGGACACCACACAAAAATAAAGCCACAATTCGGTTACGTTTCGGTAGTTGAAGGAAGAAGTAGAGATTTATGCTTACAGGAATATGGACTTGTTGGTCCGATGCTGGCAACGTTTATTGCTTCTCTTGCGATACGATATCGAATATCTCGACCCAAAATTAGAGAGCTACTGGATGATTGGGTTGGGGTATCCCTTTCGGTTGGTACAATCGACCGTTGTATTCGAGAAGTGGGAATAGCTTGTTCCCCGGTAGTTGAGGAATTAA includes:
- the tnpC gene encoding IS66 family transposase is translated as MNRLSKEDLAQMNRDYFQSLDKQKLVEVAGNLHSLAVEQIEKLEQNSSNSSLPPSSDQFRSTSSSELEEKQETGSETSVSQSKQEKKEVSEESEKPKSKGFGKKLPGKQKGAKGIWRTTPLVASEIVAHHPETCASCNSLLEIDSDAKPHMGYYVLELEKLDSGIEVRCTLHHYYQATCSCGHHTKIKPQFGYVSVVEGRSRDLCLQEYGLVGPMLATFIASLAIRYRISRPKIRELLDDWVGVSLSVGTIDRCIREVGIACSPVVEELIEELQSAEIIHLDETPWYEKGKYRWLWVAITSTIAVFHIGSRRKEELLCLITSAFVGWLVTDGYGAYINYPKRQHCLAHLIRKAIALTEAVDREVADLGQWLLEELRELIHELATGDGDKDETDSNPARLYRVCRLATGVEHTKLKALAKEILADWDAVVACFYHPQLPPTNNEAERALRHAVIARRISYGTRTSEGSLAYCSVLSVIETCRLRKVDPWSYIAQVLTQARRGIKHPPIPVAS